One Hydractinia symbiolongicarpus strain clone_291-10 chromosome 7, HSymV2.1, whole genome shotgun sequence genomic window, GAGCAATTGCGTAAAACATTTGCCATGTAAGTTACTGATTAAAAACTGTGGGCCTAAAAGTAAAGAAAACTTGATTATGTATTTATATCTTGCTGTATGTTAACAGGGGACATAAACACAATAAATTCTACTTGCCACTTATGAATAATAatacaatttataaaaaacatcaaaCAAAACGTTTTTGCTGTTTCGCAAGCTGTATATAAGACAAACATTCATAGAATGTTGTCTTGCTTGTTTAATTAGCTATAAACTTTATGCATCAGCCATATTGCACTATCGAAATCGGGAGAGAAAACAAATCAAGTTAGCAATTAGTATAGCTTAGAACAGTTTATCTAATAGCTAATTAATTCgtatttagtgatacttttttttaattattatcgcTAAATAGCTATCGATAATTATAGTTTCTTAAACTCCCCAGAATCTtcacatatatatttatatgttttagtATCAAATTTATTACTTGTAATTCTGCTATTGCTAGAAAGATTACGAATAACATTGAAACTACAAGCGTATTTAGAATCTATTAATTAAGTTTTTTCCTCCAGCAAAAATCTCTACAGTTTTACATTCACTGCTGTTATAGGCAGGGCGGAATTACGCATGGGCGCACTCTGCACTGGCCTGAGGAGAAACTTGGACGCCAAACGCTCTCTTAAATCTTCTCAATACAAGAAATAAATTTCCACTCCGCTATTAAAGTTTTGTTGTGGTCTCTCCTTCTAAAAGTTTTAATGATTTTGCATGATTTGCAAATTGTTACGGAACAAATAACGTTTAGCCGGTTTGAAATTTAGTCCTGCATGTAACAGCTTCCATCTAGTTCAGTATAATTTAGAAACTGAAAAGTACATATCGCTCAATTTCACTCCATTTGGCAATTTTCTATGATTCCAATATCAATCAAATGTATAGAACGACCATTGTTTATTACAACAGAACTAACTATAGCTAACTAttgtacttaaatttttaagtcaatattttttagaaGTTATAAAATAATTGTTTATCTATTACTGTTTCGGAATTAATTTCGCCCCATTTTAAAATGCCTAAATTCTGAAACCTGAAAAGTATAGTTAATGCAACAATTGCTTGTTATGCTGATTCCATATCTTTCTGTTTACCAGAGTTATTTCACTTTAATGGGCCTGAGCAAGTACATTTATGGCAAAATTGCTACTATAGTTAAAGCAactcactgttttttttttcattgtttaatATGTCAACTGTAAATGAGATATTAAAAGTCATTAAACATAGGATAATAGCATTCAAAGTACAAAATATGGCAATTCGCCTGTCAATTCAATCACACAACACTTTCGGTTACCACTGAATTGTTTCTTTTGCTCTGTGTAATAAAGTAATTATGTATAGTTTCCAAGATCCAGCGTTGCACGCCAAATTTAGCACTAAAGTTTGGTTTgttatttccttttttatgaTACTATTTCTCACAGACATAAGTCAAGCAGTTGACACATATAAACCGTAGTGAGCATCTTTGGGCCCATTTGGTGAATATTAAAAATGCAATAATTTCAATACAAAGAGGACTATTGGCTTGAAAGTTTTTATGGGTTGCTTTTAGACCAATTTAAATAGCTATTCTTCCCGAGTTCAAGAATTTGACATTTTAGGGGTGTAATAAAGAACATATTGGATTTTGACGAAATAACATTTtggacatttttatttattatttcatcatcatcatcattctcggcttaacgtccgttttccatgctagcatgggttggacggggtatattaatgaccctcttccaatctgatctagactgtgttagatctaaactcaactttctctgtatcaagtccgtccttataacctcctgccaattctttctcggtctgcctctgggctttgccccaggaactatcaagtctctacactttcttacccaattatcctcctccattctttccaagtgccccagccaattcagtcttcttatctggataacatctttaattctacagagacttagcctgcttcttagctcatctgaactcgtTCTTTCTCTCAGActgcgttacacatccacctaaccattctcatatcattcctttctaaacgatcaagatcttcctgcttcactgcccatgtctcactaccgtacaacataacacttcttacacaggcctcatacaacctaccttttacctcaattaacAGGACTccgctagtcaacaaaggaagtaactctctgaactttttccaagcagaacctatcctccaagtaacacttcttccaacacccccttcactgcccaacatatcacctaagtaacagaagttctcaactatctctaacgagccactgttgtacatcattaaagctggaaatacttcattctctataatctcacctttgcaacacttgcatacaaactgaatgtcagctcttaaccttccacttaTACTActacacttcttatgtaccaaatgcttgcaagtctgacaaaaaattgagttactaccaaaccctttcctgcaaactccacaaggccactttccaactacaaggtcacacttggctgcaatgctactaatcatgacttaagactttgctgtgtttacctttagccctttctcttctagtcctttcttccacttctcaaacttttcaactaattcttccatcgactctgaatgaactctgctatgagaaccaaatcatctgcatacaataactcccatggacaacctgttctgaactccatcgacagcgcttctaagactagaataaacaacaaaggactaagtacagaaccctgatgtacaccaacatttacactaaattcatcactaagtgaattgataatcctgacacgacttctagcattgctgtacatagttactagccactcatccacacctaattttctcatagcccaccaaataactttacgtggcactctatcaaaagctttctctaaatgtacaaaggcaaaatagagattctttctctttcctaaatacttttcctgaagctgtctgagtaaaaatattgcatctgtagtgccacgccctggaacaaaaccaaattgcatcttatctatatcaattctttctctaagtaacttatcaatcactctttcaataactttcattaatcaaccaacttcaaacctctatagttacccctttctaatgcatcacccttgcccttgaaacaattcactaactcgactgccactcactcggaatagcaccatcctttataatctggttagcaagacttgtaataagctcaactccgatatatccagatgcttttaccatctctgcaacaatacctgatactcctgcagccttgccaatcttcaatttcctaatagcctccactacccattctgtcttgatctacATAGCTGGcctttctacaacatcatcatcagacttATCCTCGTcacaatcaaactcagtgttaagcaacctctgataatgattcttccaagctacccttttctcctcctctgtgctaaccaaaacaccttcatcattacgtatacacttctcacctacaacatcttgattagtctttttcatttgctttgctatcttgaatacctcattgcgttggtcttcccttcttaacacatctgcaaatttgtttctctctgcttctgattctgccttatacactgctgtacgagcgcgacgcttagcttctaagtaaatatttttactaccacctgacttccactctttccaaagtttcctcttttcctttatacactggtcaacctcattattccaccaccaggtctgtctatgtctagctggttctttcgtccacccacaggtatcatcagaagcttctagaagacaattcttcaaagtagtccaagtactttcaacattgtcactatcacattgaccattgtgggctaactgctgaacttttgcactaaattgtcttgctacaatctcttccttcagcttccagacttttcgacggagcctgtactttcccttggcttctttaacactcttcaagataatctcacaaaccagcaacctatgctgggaaacacactcttcccccgatataactatcacgtccttcaccactttcctgtctgactttctaaccaggaagtaatctatctgtgtcttacaaccacctgactcatatgttatcagcctactctgtctcttgctgaatgatgtgttgcaaaccaccatgtccgttgccattccaaactcaagcaatctctccccttccttatttctgctcccaaatccatagtctccatgcacacctctataaccttcagatgacttcccaacatgaccattaaagtcgccgcccaccatgacaagttcagtgtcttcaaactttgatgtgactgctattaactcatcataaaacttatctttatcttcctcactgagtccacactgtggagcataaactgacagaaaagtgacaatcctattacctatcaaaaactttatcactatgatacgactattaacatgcataacatctattactttttctacccacttctctgcaacgaatatgccaactcctccatatccatcactattaccaatccaaaaaagcttataccttgccctccttaTTATTTGAATTGTGGATAGAATTTGCATCAATTTACAAGACAAAATTCGTATCAAGGAATTCAGAATGCTAATGTAAATGTGTAATTTagctattgtttaaaaatacaggttattaataataattgtaaatttaattttgaaattcaggacatttaaaaatttgctcaTGTTTTTTGACTTTAAGACCCATACTTTAAATAGTGGACTGAAATTGATTTTATAAATAGCTGTCTGTTTTgattattcattttttattataattgatTAGCTTTGACAATTTGACCAAATTGGCCTCGAGGTTCAATTTATCCGTAAGTGCCTATAAgatagatcatttaaaaaatataacgagAAAGAAAAATTCGTCTCgatttaagaaaaatatatatacttttttggtATAATTCTGGATGTTGATTTCAACCTGATTTGACAAAAAAAGACATGTTTACACTGATGTTTTCACTGAATAACTTGCAAAAAACAGACCTGCAAAAGGTCCGTGCTAAAACATTTTACAGTGCTGAAATACGTAAATTAGCGAATGCTTCTGGGACTCCAATCGTATGTCAAGCTTCGTTCACCTATTTATCCAAGGAGGTAAATATTCTGTATGGCAACTAATAAGAATGCTTTGCAGAGAGTTTTTGtgaaataaacttttatttGACCTACAAGATTGTGCTAGGATAACAACACATGCTTGTTCACATTCGTGTTTGCCAATAATTTACCTGAAGGCTTCTGAGCAGATATCCGAGCAATTAGAGGCTATAatgaaaaaaagataaatttagATGTAAAGTACATATACAGCTTAATGTTTTAAAGGTAGGAAGCTTTACAGAAGATTCTTAAGTTATTAACTTAATGATAACTTAATAATAAGTTTATTgtgttaaataataatatatatttcttgttcAGAAAAATTTAATGCATCTCAGTTGTGTAAGACTGGGCAGAAAAAGCATGAACTTTATCAATGTGCATAAATGGTTTTGTTCTTGACTTGACTGTTTTTTGTTAGTACATTTGGTGAAACACGACGTGTGATTACAAACCAACTGGTGTTACTTGTGATTGTTTGCAAATGTTGTCTTTTCTTAATACAGGTAAGTTTATAATTGAAAAGTAAAAGGATGAATACGCACAATCTCGCCACTATCACCGTGTCTTGTACCACTGAAACAAAAATGCGAACATTTAAAATACATATTGCAAATGTTTACGTAAAGtatcaaaaatttaataacaacATTATGGAGATTTAGAATCATTAGGGTTAAATTCCCAGGCTACTTGTCCAAACACTCATtcatatttgaaataaaaaagataagtcCAGATTAAATAAGGAAGAAATACAAAGTTCACACTGAAAATATGTAACACATTAATAAGGAAATTTAAGGGAACTTAAAACTGTGTCTGTCCCTTCCATAATTAACTGGCAGGCATAAAAATAAGGAGTCCCAAAAACATTCAGAGTTTACCAGTAATAGTCTTATATACCTTGGACATAAATTGAGTAGCTTGATAAACTACCTGACCGTATAATATGCACTCATTCCCTGCCGTTTTTAGGCCATAAACAACTTAAAAGAAAAGGATAAATCACAGAAACTGAAACAAATATTCTTGCCTTCAATTTCTGTAAGTAGAAAAAGTTATTACCCATAACAAGAAGAAGACTTGCTCAAGCATTTTTAAATGTCACTCAGGTTTTTAAATGATACAGGAAGCAAAGAAATTTGACTAATTTTTAACATCTGCAATTGAGATTGAATCTATTTTATAAATAcccatatacgtctgtctgtctgtatgtcagtcacgcaaaatggtaatgacagtacagaaacacacaaaaTGCTGTAAAATTTATCCACAAACCACCGACTAGTTCTGAAATATtatactttaaaaaacttaacatATTGCAAGTTTTGCAAATTACTTTCTAGAATAATGCACAAAATGGCCatcttaataaaatataaatattttttaccttgcagcattattaaatgaaaatgGGGCTTCTACCATTTTAATCTTTCCAGTGTCTGCCTCACTAACCATTGGAAGTAGCATGTAAAAGAGCACTAAAATATAACTAGTGAGGTTTTATCTTACTTAAAGTTAATTGAATAAAGATGTAAAAAAGGGTATTTAAacctacatttttaaaacaaaaatttatttcagatCATATTACAGTGCCGATcgcgagtaaagctacacattTTCGAGAGTAAgagtacaaaaataaaacagtgaGAGTGCGAGTAATTCACTCCCGAGTACAACGCGAGTACAACTAAAATGATATTACTCGCATTTTTGTTAATCATACTCTCAatgattaattatatttttactcgCAAGTGTACTCACATAAGTACAGTTTTTAAAGTCAAAGTAATACGCGCGTgaacacatttaatttttttgcgagagatattaaattgtaaacgttaaaaaaatcaagttaaaaaaattaaactttttttgcgagagataataaattgtaaactttaaaaaaattaggttaaaaaaattaaactttttttgcgagagatattaaattgtaaactttaaaaaaaattaagttaaaaaaattaaacttttcttgCGAGAGATATTAtattgtaaactttaaaaaaattaagttaaaaaaattaaactttaattttaaatagtgAAAAAGACTGTGTTGTTTAGAaagtaaaacaaatttattgtgGCATAAAAAAACTGAGAGTAAgagattacatgtttttttttaattttttttttgcctatTAATAAAAAGTCTGTGCCCAGAACTACGTTTCAATATCATCAAAAACATTGaggataaaaagagaaaaaacaaacaacaacaaaagtatagtaaaaaatgtattagtTGTTAAAATGaaagtatatatacaaataacttTTACCGTTCAGTTTGAATGTTCAGTTTTATTACAtaaagtagttttttaaaaaccagaTGCCTTTCCGTTTCTTTCAATGACTTTCGGAATTACCTTGCGTAAGTGTGAAATATACTTTCGGCATTTTTCTGGCGTCACAGCCGACCATATTTCCGAAATTGCATTTACCAATTCTTCTTTCGTGTGCGGTTTATAATCATTTCGAATTTTTTCCTTCATTTCATGCCAAAAGTTTTCTATAGGGTTCATGTCTGGTGATTCAGGCGGGGTTTTCCACCAGTTTATTTGATTTTCCTGCATCACTTGCGACGCTTTCAAACTGCTGTGTTTGGGGTCGTTATCTTGCATAAACCTATGCCCATCTGGAAATACATCGGAAATAAACGGTTTcaacgtattttttaaaatttcttcagaGTAGAACTCTTTGTCCATTATGccgtgaaaaattaaaattggagATGCGCCACGTTTTGATATGCATCCCCAAACGTTAAGTTTAAAAGGATGTTTTGGTTTTCCTTTTAATTTTGCTGGCTCCCACCAGCGATGAAAAGATACCTTTCCGTTCCAGTCCATTTGAATGCAACTCTCGTCTGTCCATAAAACATTGCCGAAATCATCTTCCATTGCTTGTACTTTTTTAGCGAAGATAAGCCTTTTTTGACGATTTACTTCCCTTACAAGTTGACAGTACTTTGTCCCAGTGGAGTACCAACCGAGACCACGTCTTAATCTTTTGATTTTACTTGTAGAAAAGCTAACATTAAATTGCTGAAGCAAAAGTTGTCCAAGCTTGTTAGCAGTGAGTTCGTCGTTTTTCTCCATGCAGGTGTCGATAAAATCGAGAATGGGGTTTGTAACATTTATTGGTGACTTCGGTTTCCTTGGAAGATTTGCGATAGAATGATGCTTGGCCCACTTTTGAAAAAGACGATATATCGCTGACCTTCCAACATTATAACATTTCATTCATCATTTAATAacctttgtttttgtactccCGAGTATAGTAAGAGTATAAAACAAAGCAGGTAATTAAATTTCTATTATAATGACTTGTTTTTGCACTCCCGAGTACAATGAGagtaggaaataaaaaaaagccgaACATTTCATTCATCATTTAATAacctttgtttttgtactccCGAGTATAGTTAGAGTGAGAAATAAAAAAGCTGAAAATCAAATTCCTTATTTAATGACTCTGTTTTTGCACTCCCGAGTACAATGAGAGTAAGAAATGAAAAAAGCCGAAAACTAGCTATAAAAGAGTTTGCTTCTTTAGGAATTCATTTTAAGTGTCTTCATTTATCTGAGTTCACTATGGCATCATCATTTTTCAGTCAAACAAGAGTTAAAACATACAAATATGCATGCGTCTTCTTCGATGAAGATAAATGTATTGGTTCTGTCAAAACTAAAGATATTGTAAATAGGGAAGAAAAGTTACTGAGCGTTGACGACAATGTATTTGTGCGATGGGGTAGCGGAAAGAATGTACAAAATCACAAAGCtacaattttatttctaaacagTAAGTATAGTTTTGTAAACGACCTAAAGAAAAACAGAGGCTAAGTTAAATTTTTACTGTTAgtaataatgatttttttctttctttttagatgAATGGTCAAATTGCACACAGTTTGAAAGAGATTGGTTGAACAACGAGAAAACATTTATCATCGAAGAGGTcggagaaaaaaaaaaagaagaaaaaataaaaaacattaaaaacaataaaaaacggacaacagGCGAAACATTAGTAAAACCTCAGAAGAAGTTCGTCAAAAAGGATGttagtttataaaaaatttgtcgTAAGAATCAGCACagaaattttattctttatcTAATTTATGTAttataaacttctttttagAGTGCAGCTGTTGATAAAAGACAACCTTCATTAGTAGAAATAAATTACAAAGTCCCACAACTAAATTACCAAGTTGATTTTAGTGATGTTTTACGAGAACCGCGGAAGGCACAAAATGGTAAAGTAGAAAACACCGCCGAAGAACCGCCAAAGGATAAAGTGGAAAACACCGCCGAAGAAACGCCGAAGACGCAAAACGATGAAGTTGAAAACACATTCTCCTTTCTAAAGTTATTGGTTTCACCTGGAAAACCACTGCCATCATTTTCGCCACCTACTTCGACACTATCCACTTCTATTCTTCCCGACCTACCTTTTTCTCCGCCTTCACCAGCCAGACCTCTGCAATCAACACCTGCCGTTAGAACAACACTTTTTCCGAATTATCCCGAGCAAACAAAGCAGTGCACGTGCGATTGTGCTGCTATGCGACAAATCATTGAAAGACTAGAAAAGCGACTAGCTGCGTTGGAAGGGAATGCAATTGCCTTATCCGCAAACTTTATCGACGACAGTGACGAAGCATTACCTTCAGTCCAGGGGTTGTCTCCACTAAAGGCGATGCAGAGGACGAATATTGATGATGACGATTTTCAAATAAATGAAagattaaatagaaaaaaatacaaggtGGACACAGCTCCTACTATAGAAATTCCGACCGAATTCTGGCCGATAGCCAATGAAGTGAGACAAGGGGCGACatctttcaaaaactttagCTATCTGTTGCTGGCTAAATTATTTGACCACAAGGAGCTTGTAGGAAGAAATTGTCGAGGAGTTAAAAAACCTGCGATTGATGGCTACAAACAAGATATTGTTAAAGCTTTTTGTTGGAAGTTTTATCCAACCAACATGGCTGCACCGGGTGCATGGAGGGACTGTCAACGTGCAATTGATGAATTTATACGACGTAGCAAcagaacaaagaaaaattataaatcatgCATGTTGcagtcataaaactctttcagttaataacttttttgtaaatatttttttagatgtaaatattttttatttttagatttttttaaaaaaatatatcattaaacattaaactgtttttttttataaaaaaaatccctcaCGTTATTTTGTTGCTTCGATCTTTAAACAtcccaacaaaaacaaaaagataacaAGCTTAGTGACGTCCTGTTTCTACggcgatattttaaaattatacagattgttgtctgagttataaagcaatgtttgttgaaaaatattcagaaagcaaagtctgcatgtggcaattgatcaccataactataattagatatcattCTGACTCTGTGTttgcgaaagaacatgctggaagtgatttcacATAACGAAAGTAGCGAAAGCATTTAAAGAAGAGACACAAAAGttgaacttaaaaatttattttttaattataaactaaattaaaaaaaaattaaatggtgaattaaaattaatgtcttatgtttttctttaatataactcgcgagtaacatgatatatttttttaaagatttactcgCGGGTAGTTTAATTATTGCGTACTCGCGTTATTAAAAAGATTACTCTCGTTTATTTTACTCGCACTCGCATTGTACTCTCACTCTGAACTATTTTACTCGCATTTATTTGCACTCGTACTCTCaaagatgtgtagctttactcgcgATCGGCACTGTATATTcgactaaaatataaaaatatataaaaataagctTTTCGTAGCATATCACTACACATCATCAGGTAAAATGAATTACCAAAAAACTGTATATTATGATAATATGCACTAAAAGTTAAAAACGTGTCCAAAAAACtaattaagtcttttttttcataaattatgTATAACCTTTTAAACACAATCTGTTCATTCAGAACTGGTTTCAAAGATCTAATAGAAAATGCTTTAAGTATCTTTCGTTTAAAGCAATTAATAGGAGCGTTAGTTAACACTTTCCAAACAAAGGAGTGTCCATCATTAATTGTGATGTGCTGAGCAGGCTCAGACATTTTATCGTGTTCAGACCATCTTATATTTGCATTTTGTATTGTCACACCGATGTAATTTGCACCACATGAACAGGTGCCTTTGTAAATCACACATGATCTGTGTTGAACTTTATcctttaaaggttacctcccgtgaaaaatcaagttgagctcatatgaaagagcttgaaaggttttctaggaatttgaataatttttttaaaattcttgattggttctttagaatttggactaagaagattcactaattatgcatgatatcatgagtatgctctgcaagggtgttaatttaatatttttgaaaagccatatagagttaaaaatgttttctgacgggttttgaacattttacataatttttttttatttaattaccataattatgctcaatgcatactcatgacgtcacaattttgcataattattgctacttttaagacaaatttctcgagaacggataaagatttttcaaaaaaataaaaagatttctagacaactttcaaagatcttttATATGAGCTCAACACGATTTTTagcgggaggtaacctttaaaga contains:
- the LOC130649213 gene encoding uncharacterized protein LOC130649213; amino-acid sequence: MRVRNEKSRKLAIKEFASLGIHFKCLHLSEFTMASSFFSQTRVKTYKYACVFFDEDKCIGSVKTKDIVNREEKLLSVDDNVFVRWGSGKNVQNHKATILFLNNEWSNCTQFERDWLNNEKTFIIEEVGEKKKEEKIKNIKNNKKRTTGETLVKPQKKFVKKDSAAVDKRQPSLVEINYKVPQLNYQVDFSDVLREPRKAQNGKVENTAEEPPKDKVENTAEETPKTQNDEVENTFSFLKLLVSPGKPLPSFSPPTSTLSTSILPDLPFSPPSPARPLQSTPAVRTTLFPNYPEQTKQCTCDCAAMRQIIERLEKRLAALEGNAIALSANFIDDSDEALPSVQGLSPLKAMQRTNIDDDDFQINERLNRKKYKVDTAPTIEIPTEFWPIANEVRQGATSFKNFSYLLLAKLFDHKELVGRNCRGVKKPAIDGYKQDIVKAFCWKFYPTNMAAPGAWRDCQRAIDEFIRRSNRTKKNYKSCMLQS